The Streptomyces puniciscabiei genomic interval TGTGGGCGTCGGCGTGGTGGCGCTGGCGCCCGCCGCGACCGGCTGGGTGGTGCGCGACCACCGTGACGCCGCCGAGGCCGCCCGGCTGCGCGCCGAACAGACCGCGCTGCTCGCCGAGATGGACCGTACCCAGGCGGTCGCGGCCGAACGAGCGCGTATGGCACGGGAGTTGCACGACGTGGTGGCGGGTCATCTGTCCGCGATCGCCATCCACTCCACGGCCGCGCTGTCCCTGGACGATCCGGGTACCTCCCGGGACGCCCTGACGGTGATCCGGGAGAACAGCGTGGCGGGGCTGGCCGAGATGCGCCGGCTGATCAGCATCCTGCGGGACAGCGGCGGCGATCTGGAGCCGGCCGCCACGCCGACCCTCGACGGTCTCGCCGCCCTGGTCGACGGCGCCCGCGCGGGCGGTCTGGACGTACGGCTGGACGCCGGGCACGGCCGGGTGCCGGCGCCGGTGGAGCTGGCCGCCTACCGGATCGTGCAGGAGTCGCTGACCAACGCGCTCAAGCACGCGGCCCCGGGACCCGTCCGGGTCGCCCTGCGGCAGGCCGACGACAGCCTGCACATCGAGGTCACGAGCCCCTACCGGCCCGGTGACACACCGCGCGCCCCCGGCTCGGGCTCCGGGCTCACCGGGATGCGGGAGCGGGCGGCGCTGCTCGGCGGTGGCTTCACGGCCGGCCCCGAGGCCGGACTGTGGACCGTACGCGCCCGTCTTCCGCTCACCGAAGGAGCCCCCGCATGAACCGGCCCGACCGGCCCGTCCGTGTTCTCGT includes:
- a CDS encoding sensor histidine kinase encodes the protein MALALPRPHRDDVRIAVGGLLGGVLLWALGLHPRVPSAPVVLWAAPWAPLVPLAVTAACEPLRRTRPRLGLLAGTLALAVDTVTVGNVVTVVLYTDLVYASVVYGTPSSARRIPWITGLLTVLGGVVPAALWRDPAALLIGVGVGVVALAPAATGWVVRDHRDAAEAARLRAEQTALLAEMDRTQAVAAERARMARELHDVVAGHLSAIAIHSTAALSLDDPGTSRDALTVIRENSVAGLAEMRRLISILRDSGGDLEPAATPTLDGLAALVDGARAGGLDVRLDAGHGRVPAPVELAAYRIVQESLTNALKHAAPGPVRVALRQADDSLHIEVTSPYRPGDTPRAPGSGSGLTGMRERAALLGGGFTAGPEAGLWTVRARLPLTEGAPA